One window from the genome of Dermacentor silvarum isolate Dsil-2018 chromosome 7, BIME_Dsil_1.4, whole genome shotgun sequence encodes:
- the LOC119458693 gene encoding uncharacterized protein LOC119458693, with protein MPDIAQSCSDTELEPAAPHHVSIDLNADCEINEPANASGQVKPDAQSQCIIEVYSKATQTALKATTTKSAKVQASRTVKEVACQTDLELPDVLLMEEMRQRCSTPLCSEPSMTYEDNTHDKTYEPTLNSSVA; from the exons ATGCCTGATATTGCGCAGTCGTGCTCGGACACGGAGCTTGAACCTGCTGCCCCCCATCACGTGTCGATCGACCTGAACGCTGACTGCGAGATAAACGAGCCCGCAAATGCATCAG GTCAAGTAAAGCCCGATGCACAATCCCAGTGCATCATTGAAGTTTATTCCAAGGCCACTCAGACGGCTCTGAAAGCTACTACAACAAAATCTGCAAAGGTGCAGGCAAGCCGAACTGTCAAGGAAGTGG CATGCCAGACTGATTTGGAATTGCCGGACGTCCTGTTGATGGAGGAAATGCGTCAGCGGTGTTCTACACCTTTATGTTCAGAGCCATCCATGACCTATGAAGACAACACTCATGACAAGACATATGAGCCTACATTGAACAGCTCAGTGGCGTAA